In a genomic window of Streptomyces sp. NBC_01231:
- a CDS encoding exo-alpha-sialidase, whose product MTEVLLAVGTRKGLFIGRRRDGAWEFDESPYFNAQAVYSVAIDTRGDRPRLLAGGDSAHWGPSVFHSDDLGRTWTEPAQPAVRFPQDTKASLERVWQLHPAAAEPDVVYAGTEPAALYRSEDRGESFELVRPLWEHPTRSKWVPGGGGEGLHTVLTDRRDPRAVTVAVSTAGVFRTKDGGASWEPSNSGVSAVFLPDPNPEFGQCVHKVARDAVNPDRLYLQNHWGVYRSDDAGAQWTDIGEGLPSTFGFAAAAHPHRGDTAYVFPINADADRVPADRRCRVFRTADAGRSWEPLTAGLPQEDHYGTVLRDALCTDDADPAGVYFGNRNGEVFASADDGDSWRQLASHLPDVLCVRAAVVE is encoded by the coding sequence ATGACCGAAGTACTGCTCGCCGTGGGCACACGCAAAGGCCTGTTCATCGGGCGCAGGCGGGACGGCGCCTGGGAGTTCGACGAAAGCCCCTACTTCAACGCGCAGGCGGTGTACTCGGTCGCCATCGACACCCGGGGAGACCGCCCGCGGCTGCTCGCCGGCGGGGACAGCGCGCACTGGGGCCCCTCGGTGTTCCACTCCGACGACCTGGGCCGGACCTGGACGGAACCGGCACAGCCCGCCGTCAGGTTTCCGCAGGACACGAAGGCCTCGCTGGAGCGTGTCTGGCAACTTCACCCGGCGGCCGCGGAGCCGGACGTGGTGTACGCGGGCACGGAACCGGCCGCGCTGTACCGCTCCGAGGACCGCGGCGAGAGCTTCGAGCTGGTCCGCCCCCTGTGGGAGCACCCCACCCGGTCCAAGTGGGTGCCGGGCGGCGGCGGAGAGGGCCTGCACACCGTGCTCACCGACAGACGGGATCCGCGCGCGGTGACGGTGGCCGTGTCGACGGCCGGGGTCTTCCGTACAAAGGACGGTGGCGCGAGCTGGGAGCCGTCCAACTCCGGTGTCTCCGCGGTGTTCCTGCCGGATCCGAACCCGGAGTTCGGCCAGTGCGTGCACAAGGTCGCCAGGGACGCGGTGAACCCGGACCGGCTGTACCTGCAGAACCACTGGGGCGTGTATCGCAGCGATGACGCGGGCGCGCAATGGACGGACATCGGCGAGGGCCTGCCGTCCACGTTCGGCTTCGCGGCGGCGGCACACCCCCACCGTGGCGACACGGCGTACGTGTTCCCGATCAACGCCGACGCGGACCGGGTGCCGGCCGACCGCCGCTGCCGGGTCTTCCGGACCGCGGACGCGGGCCGGAGCTGGGAGCCGCTGACGGCGGGCCTGCCCCAGGAGGACCACTACGGCACGGTGCTGCGGGACGCCCTGTGCACGGACGACGCCGACCCCGCCGGCGTGTACTTCGGCAACCGCAACGGCGAGGTGTTCGCGTCGGCCGACGACGGCGACAGCTGGCGGCAGTTGGCGTCGCACCTGCCGGACGTGCTGTGCGTACGGGCCGCGGTGGTCGAATGA
- a CDS encoding glycoside hydrolase family 127 protein, producing the protein MAPPFSRRTLLQAAAIAAVTPSISYATSGRAVAAASEAPSVWTVQPFTLDEVALGQGLFADKRQLMLDHARGYDVNRLVQVFRANAGLSTGGAVAPGGWEGLDGEANGNLRGHYTGHFLTMLSQAYAGTGEQAFIDKTRTVIEALTEVREALRHEPRVLSGAGRFGTAAEQVRGSYQYVDLPSGVLGGASALTLSVWVRPTHAADWARVFDFGDGTTRYLYLTARNANGVPRFAITTGGGAGEQGLDGTAALPLNRWSHLAVTLAGGTGTLYVDGTAVARNTSMSLTPAALGTLANNWLGRSNYPADPVFAGALDEFNVWSRALTAAEIGGLQDSRAADAPAGPGDLASYAFDETEGSTFADASGRGLTATLRRTWGAPSHPGFLAAYPETQFIQLESMTGPDYTKVWAPYYTAHKILRGLLDAHTATDDARALDLASGMCDWMYSRLSKLPAATLQRMWGIFSSGEFGGIVEAVCDLHALSGKAEHLALARLFDLDKLTDACAANTDILDGLHANQHIPIFTGLVRLYDATGEERYLTAAKNFWGMVVPGRMYGIGGTSTTEFWKASGVIAGTINSATAETCCAYNMLKLSRMLFFHEQSPKYMDYYERALYNQVLGSKQDKADAEKPLVTYFIGLTPGHVRDYTPKQGTTCCEGTGMESATKYQDSVYFRAADGSALYVNLYSPSELTWAEKGVTVTQTTDYPREQGSTLTIGGSRAAFALRLRVPSWATAGFRVTVNGRAVPGTPTPGSYFTVSRTWRPGDTVRVAMPFRLRVEKALDDPSLQTLFYGPVNLVARDSATDHLRFGLYRNAGLSGDLLPSLTPVSGEPLHHTLDGTEFAPFFEGTEDPTHAYFRRSEPRVAFGSTDSGVANPAKTDGTTLLDEVWAAAPFRTKDALVSRVRTTVDSWVSAGLLGRADGDQVVRTARKASYAR; encoded by the coding sequence ATGGCACCGCCGTTCTCCAGACGGACCCTTCTCCAGGCGGCGGCGATCGCCGCGGTGACGCCCTCGATCTCGTATGCGACGAGCGGCCGGGCCGTCGCCGCGGCTTCGGAGGCACCATCCGTGTGGACCGTACAGCCGTTCACGCTCGATGAAGTGGCGCTCGGTCAGGGGCTGTTCGCCGACAAGCGGCAGCTGATGCTCGACCATGCGCGCGGCTACGACGTGAACCGACTGGTGCAGGTGTTCCGCGCCAACGCCGGTCTCTCCACCGGCGGAGCGGTCGCGCCCGGTGGCTGGGAGGGGCTGGACGGCGAGGCCAACGGCAACCTCCGCGGGCACTACACCGGTCACTTCCTCACCATGCTGTCGCAGGCGTACGCAGGCACCGGCGAGCAGGCCTTCATCGACAAGACCCGCACCGTCATCGAGGCGCTCACCGAGGTGCGCGAGGCACTGCGCCACGAGCCGCGCGTCCTCAGCGGCGCGGGGAGGTTCGGGACGGCGGCGGAGCAGGTCCGGGGCTCCTACCAGTACGTCGACCTCCCCTCCGGTGTGCTCGGCGGCGCCTCGGCCCTCACCCTGTCCGTCTGGGTGAGGCCCACGCACGCCGCCGACTGGGCCCGGGTGTTCGACTTCGGCGACGGCACCACCCGCTACCTGTACCTCACCGCGCGCAACGCGAACGGCGTGCCGCGCTTCGCCATCACCACCGGCGGCGGCGCCGGCGAGCAGGGCCTCGACGGCACGGCCGCGCTGCCGCTGAACCGGTGGAGTCATCTGGCGGTGACGCTCGCGGGCGGCACGGGCACCCTGTACGTCGACGGCACCGCCGTCGCCCGGAACACGTCCATGTCCCTCACCCCGGCAGCCCTCGGCACCCTCGCCAACAACTGGCTCGGCCGTTCCAACTACCCCGCCGACCCCGTCTTCGCGGGCGCCCTCGACGAGTTCAACGTCTGGTCGCGCGCCCTCACCGCCGCGGAGATCGGCGGCCTGCAGGACAGCCGGGCCGCCGACGCCCCGGCCGGCCCGGGCGACCTCGCCTCGTACGCCTTCGACGAGACCGAGGGATCGACCTTCGCGGACGCCTCCGGCCGGGGCCTCACCGCCACCCTGCGCCGCACCTGGGGCGCGCCCAGCCATCCCGGGTTCCTCGCGGCGTACCCGGAGACGCAGTTCATCCAGCTGGAGTCGATGACCGGCCCCGACTACACCAAGGTGTGGGCGCCCTACTACACCGCGCACAAGATCTTGCGAGGTCTGCTCGACGCGCACACCGCCACCGACGACGCCCGGGCCCTCGACCTGGCGTCGGGCATGTGCGACTGGATGTACTCCCGGCTGTCGAAGCTGCCCGCCGCCACGCTTCAGCGCATGTGGGGCATCTTCTCCAGCGGCGAGTTCGGTGGCATCGTCGAGGCCGTCTGCGATCTGCACGCGCTGTCCGGCAAGGCCGAACACCTCGCGCTGGCCCGGCTGTTCGACCTCGACAAGCTCACCGACGCGTGCGCGGCGAACACCGACATCCTCGACGGCCTGCACGCCAACCAGCACATCCCGATCTTCACCGGGCTGGTCCGGCTGTACGACGCGACGGGCGAGGAGCGCTATCTCACCGCCGCTAAGAACTTCTGGGGCATGGTCGTACCGGGCCGCATGTACGGCATCGGCGGCACCAGCACCACGGAGTTCTGGAAGGCCTCCGGGGTGATCGCGGGGACGATCAACTCGGCGACCGCCGAGACCTGTTGCGCGTACAACATGCTGAAACTCAGCCGGATGCTGTTCTTCCACGAGCAGTCCCCGAAGTACATGGACTACTACGAGCGGGCGCTCTACAACCAGGTGCTCGGCTCCAAGCAGGACAAGGCGGACGCGGAGAAGCCGCTCGTCACGTACTTCATCGGGCTGACGCCCGGTCATGTCCGGGACTACACACCCAAGCAGGGCACCACCTGCTGCGAGGGCACCGGCATGGAGAGCGCCACGAAGTACCAGGACTCGGTGTACTTCAGGGCGGCCGACGGCAGCGCCCTGTACGTCAATCTGTACAGCCCGTCCGAACTGACCTGGGCGGAGAAGGGCGTCACGGTCACCCAGACCACCGACTACCCGAGGGAGCAGGGCAGCACCCTCACCATCGGGGGCAGCCGCGCGGCCTTCGCACTGCGGCTGCGGGTGCCGTCCTGGGCGACCGCCGGATTCCGGGTGACGGTCAACGGGCGTGCGGTGCCCGGCACTCCGACGCCGGGCAGCTACTTCACCGTCTCCCGGACGTGGCGTCCCGGTGACACCGTACGCGTCGCCATGCCCTTCCGGCTGCGGGTGGAGAAGGCCCTCGACGACCCGTCGCTGCAGACCCTGTTCTACGGGCCGGTCAACCTCGTCGCCCGCGACTCGGCGACGGACCACCTGCGGTTCGGCCTGTACCGCAACGCCGGCCTCTCCGGCGACCTGTTGCCCTCCCTGACCCCGGTGAGCGGCGAACCGCTCCACCACACCCTCGACGGCACGGAGTTCGCGCCGTTCTTCGAGGGGACCGAGGATCCCACGCACGCATACTTCCGGCGATCCGAACCGCGGGTCGCCTTCGGCTCGACCGACTCCGGTGTGGCCAACCCCGCGAAGACCGACGGGACGACCCTGCTGGACGAGGTCTGGGCCGCGGCGCCGTTCCGGACCAAGGACGCGCTGGTCTCGCGGGTGCGGACCACGGTGGACTCGTGGGTGTCCGCCGGGCTGCTGGGGCGGGCCGACGGCGATCAGGTGGTGCGGACGGCGCGGAAGGCGTCCTACGCGCGCTGA
- a CDS encoding Lrp/AsnC family transcriptional regulator: MSVDELDTRILRLLLEQPRTSVREYARVLGIARGTLQARLDRLERDGVVTGTGPSLSPAALGHPVLAFVHIEVTQGHLDDVGDALAAVPEIVEAFSITGGGDLLTRVVARDNAQLEDVIQKLISLPGVVRTRTEVALRERVPYRLLPLVESIGRAARK, from the coding sequence ATGTCCGTGGACGAGCTCGACACCCGCATTCTGCGGCTGCTGCTGGAACAGCCCCGGACGAGCGTGCGCGAGTACGCCCGTGTCCTCGGGATCGCCCGCGGCACCCTGCAGGCCCGCCTCGACCGGCTGGAGCGGGACGGGGTGGTCACCGGCACGGGCCCGTCCCTCTCCCCCGCCGCGCTCGGCCACCCCGTGCTGGCGTTCGTGCACATCGAGGTCACCCAGGGACATCTGGACGACGTGGGCGACGCCCTGGCCGCCGTACCGGAGATCGTCGAGGCCTTCTCGATCACGGGTGGCGGTGATCTGCTGACGCGAGTCGTGGCGCGCGACAACGCGCAGTTGGAGGACGTGATCCAGAAGTTGATCAGCCTTCCGGGAGTCGTCCGCACCCGCACCGAGGTGGCCCTGCGCGAGCGCGTCCCGTACCGGCTCCTGCCCCTGGTGGAGTCGATCGGGCGAGCAGCTCGGAAATGA
- a CDS encoding HAD family phosphatase, with protein sequence MSNLGDTAVIFDLDGTLVDSEPNYYEAGRQVLSAYGVTDYTWSDHERFVGISTQETVAVWKDRYGLRASADELFAAKNRLYLELARASTRVYPEMAKFVELLASDGVPMAVASGSSPEAIEAVLAGTGLDAHLRTAVSADEVARGKPAPDVFLEAARRLDAAPASCVVLEDAAPGTLAAHAAGMRCVAVPYIAAQAGAPEFATADLLLPGGQAEFTARTAYDWLVRTASAA encoded by the coding sequence ATGAGCAATCTCGGCGACACCGCGGTCATCTTCGATCTCGACGGAACGCTCGTGGACAGCGAGCCGAACTACTACGAAGCGGGCCGGCAGGTTCTCTCCGCCTACGGCGTCACGGACTACACCTGGTCGGACCACGAGCGGTTCGTCGGCATCAGCACGCAGGAGACGGTCGCCGTCTGGAAGGACCGGTACGGTCTGCGGGCCTCCGCCGACGAGCTCTTCGCCGCCAAGAACCGGCTGTATCTGGAGCTGGCCCGCGCCTCCACGCGCGTGTACCCCGAGATGGCCAAGTTCGTGGAGTTGCTGGCGTCGGACGGCGTCCCGATGGCCGTGGCCTCGGGTTCGTCTCCCGAGGCCATCGAGGCGGTCCTGGCCGGCACGGGCCTGGACGCGCATCTGCGCACCGCCGTGTCTGCCGACGAGGTCGCCCGGGGCAAGCCCGCGCCGGACGTGTTCCTGGAGGCGGCCCGCCGGCTCGACGCGGCCCCGGCCAGCTGCGTGGTGCTGGAGGACGCGGCCCCGGGCACCCTGGCGGCGCACGCGGCCGGGATGCGCTGCGTCGCCGTGCCGTACATCGCGGCCCAGGCCGGCGCCCCGGAGTTCGCCACCGCGGATCTGCTCCTGCCCGGCGGGCAGGCCGAGTTCACCGCGCGGACGGCGTACGACTGGCTGGTGCGCACGGCGTCGGCGGCCTGA
- a CDS encoding FUSC family protein, giving the protein MLKRVFVAPDPGRVRLRFAVRAVFGIGSAVVLCGLAGHSLVGAVTGGLAALLALFTVTDATVRGQAVTTALLPAVGLPVLAAAAELHDHPVARDLAFLTVVGAGVYARRWGPRGHSLGVFGFMTYFVAQFLHATTDQLPELYAAVLLSVLTAALVRFGLWCYERRSPPASVPAPPGGSGLARVTTRQAIQATAGAGFALVVGQLVSGQRWYWAVGATWWIFVNTTSRGETLVRGFRRVLGTVIGIGLGLLVAVPLDGAVLPTALILGVCVFGIFYTAAVSYTWMMLCVTLLAELLYGLLGVLAPGLLALRFAETGVGAVGALLAVLFVLPVTTRTVTDAWILRALHGVRVCTAEAAARLAGSPHADPSPRVAELEQLLGRVRLSVAPLMHPLNPMLGRKRRARRVLALLDDCAREIRGLVTVAADPEASHDTRLTTACRRVETAVEALTGGALTGGASAGGLAMACGSTGRAPAGGVPSTGETSTAPLLPSHAPAPASIPALAHLHGLERALAELATPLRSRSGSPLVGA; this is encoded by the coding sequence GTGCTGAAGAGGGTGTTCGTGGCGCCGGACCCGGGGCGGGTACGGCTGCGGTTCGCCGTGCGGGCGGTGTTCGGTATCGGGTCGGCGGTGGTTCTGTGCGGGCTCGCCGGACACTCGCTCGTGGGCGCGGTCACCGGCGGACTCGCCGCGCTGCTCGCCCTGTTCACCGTCACGGACGCCACCGTTCGCGGTCAGGCGGTCACCACCGCGCTGCTACCCGCCGTCGGCCTGCCCGTGCTCGCCGCCGCGGCCGAACTGCACGACCACCCCGTCGCTCGGGACCTCGCGTTCCTCACCGTCGTCGGCGCCGGCGTGTACGCGCGGCGCTGGGGGCCGCGCGGGCACAGCCTCGGCGTGTTCGGGTTCATGACCTACTTCGTGGCGCAGTTCCTGCACGCCACCACCGACCAACTGCCCGAGCTCTACGCCGCCGTCCTGCTGTCCGTGCTCACCGCCGCGCTCGTGCGTTTCGGGCTGTGGTGCTACGAGCGCCGGTCGCCCCCGGCCTCCGTTCCCGCCCCGCCGGGCGGCAGCGGTCTCGCCCGGGTGACCACCCGGCAGGCGATCCAGGCGACCGCAGGCGCGGGCTTCGCCCTGGTCGTGGGCCAGTTGGTGTCCGGACAGCGCTGGTACTGGGCCGTCGGCGCCACGTGGTGGATCTTCGTCAACACCACCTCCCGCGGCGAGACCCTGGTCCGCGGCTTCCGCCGGGTCCTCGGCACGGTGATCGGTATCGGCCTCGGCCTGCTCGTCGCCGTCCCGCTCGACGGGGCCGTGCTTCCGACGGCCCTGATCCTCGGCGTCTGCGTCTTCGGCATCTTCTACACGGCCGCCGTGTCGTACACCTGGATGATGCTCTGCGTGACTTTGCTCGCCGAACTGCTCTACGGCCTCCTCGGCGTCCTGGCGCCCGGACTGCTGGCCCTGCGTTTCGCGGAGACGGGCGTCGGAGCGGTCGGCGCCCTGCTCGCGGTGCTCTTCGTCCTCCCCGTCACCACGCGCACCGTCACCGACGCCTGGATCCTGCGGGCGCTGCACGGGGTTCGCGTCTGCACCGCCGAGGCCGCCGCCCGTCTGGCGGGCTCCCCGCACGCCGACCCGTCGCCCCGCGTGGCCGAACTGGAGCAGCTGCTCGGCCGGGTCCGGCTGTCCGTCGCCCCGCTGATGCACCCGCTCAACCCGATGCTCGGCCGCAAGCGGCGTGCCCGCCGGGTCCTGGCCCTCCTCGACGACTGCGCCCGAGAGATCCGCGGCCTGGTGACCGTCGCCGCCGACCCGGAGGCCTCCCACGACACCCGCCTGACGACCGCGTGCCGACGAGTCGAGACGGCGGTGGAAGCGCTGACCGGAGGTGCGCTGACCGGTGGTGCGTCGGCGGGCGGTCTGGCGATGGCTTGTGGTTCCACGGGTCGTGCCCCGGCGGGCGGAGTCCCGAGTACTGGCGAGACCAGCACCGCGCCCCTCCTGCCGTCGCACGCACCCGCACCCGCGTCGATACCCGCCCTGGCGCACCTGCACGGCCTGGAGCGTGCCCTGGCGGAACTCGCCACCCCTCTGCGGTCACGCTCGGGCTCGCCGCTCGTCGGAGCCTGA
- a CDS encoding lactonase family protein, giving the protein MAHGGRRGRRAFIGSFTAAGGPGIVTAAVAEGSGALTLLSSLDGLPDPSYLALAPDGGTLYAVSETAEGAVAAYGVNGDKLEPAGPRVPIDGNGPTHLGVHAGHVLTANYGSGSVTAVPLRPDGTLAPAPSGVFGHTGSGPHTLSQQGPHAHQVQPDPSGRWVVSVDLGTDSVRVCTLTDGGLVLHRETALRPGSGPRHLAFHPDNSRAYVVNELIPTVTVCRWDAADGTLNPLSETPVLPGTPAGHAYASGIVASPDGRFVWTAIRGEDVLSTFAVEGETLRLLGTVPCGGHWPRALTEAGGFLYVANERSGDVAWFAVDPTTGLPRFEGAVEVTAASCVVIG; this is encoded by the coding sequence GTGGCACACGGCGGCAGGCGGGGACGGCGGGCCTTCATCGGGTCTTTCACGGCGGCCGGAGGCCCGGGCATCGTGACGGCGGCCGTGGCCGAGGGTAGCGGCGCGTTGACTCTCCTGAGCAGTCTGGACGGCCTGCCCGACCCGTCCTATCTGGCCCTCGCCCCCGACGGGGGCACGCTCTACGCGGTGAGTGAGACCGCCGAGGGCGCGGTGGCCGCTTACGGGGTGAACGGTGACAAACTCGAGCCGGCCGGCCCACGGGTGCCGATCGACGGGAACGGCCCCACCCACCTCGGCGTCCACGCCGGTCACGTCCTCACCGCCAACTACGGTTCCGGCAGCGTCACCGCCGTCCCCCTCCGTCCCGACGGCACCCTCGCGCCCGCCCCGTCAGGAGTGTTCGGGCACACCGGTTCGGGCCCGCACACGCTCAGCCAGCAAGGCCCGCACGCCCATCAGGTCCAGCCCGACCCGAGCGGCCGCTGGGTCGTCAGCGTCGACCTCGGCACGGACTCGGTGCGGGTGTGCACGCTGACCGACGGCGGCCTGGTACTCCACCGGGAGACCGCGCTGCGGCCCGGCTCCGGGCCCCGCCATCTGGCCTTCCACCCGGACAACTCGCGCGCCTACGTCGTCAACGAACTCATCCCGACCGTCACCGTCTGCCGTTGGGACGCCGCGGACGGCACACTGAACCCGCTGTCCGAGACACCGGTCCTGCCAGGCACCCCGGCCGGTCACGCCTATGCCTCGGGGATCGTCGCCTCGCCCGACGGGCGCTTCGTGTGGACCGCGATCCGGGGCGAGGACGTCCTGTCGACGTTCGCCGTCGAGGGCGAGACGCTGCGGCTGCTCGGTACGGTCCCCTGCGGCGGCCACTGGCCCCGGGCGCTCACCGAGGCGGGCGGGTTCCTCTACGTCGCCAACGAGCGCTCCGGCGACGTCGCCTGGTTCGCCGTCGACCCGACGACCGGACTGCCGCGCTTCGAGGGCGCGGTCGAGGTGACCGCCGCCTCCTGCGTGGTCATCGGCTGA
- a CDS encoding nuclear transport factor 2 family protein, whose protein sequence is MDKEQVVADLHIRWVFGWERNEGDAPFEFRRIFDEFYDFSSPDVRLYDDFDPEQRMATTAAGYGSIWEPTFHLMGSAHHAVDDGPHVVAGHDLAASTLTFVARITMPDVTTDIRTTTSLVWRRTPDGWRIVREHNSTKVLPAGALAGVLSAQEAP, encoded by the coding sequence ATGGACAAGGAACAAGTGGTCGCGGACCTGCACATCCGGTGGGTGTTCGGCTGGGAGCGCAACGAGGGGGACGCGCCGTTCGAGTTCCGGCGCATCTTCGACGAGTTCTACGACTTCAGCTCTCCGGACGTCCGCCTCTACGACGACTTCGACCCCGAGCAGCGGATGGCGACGACAGCCGCCGGGTACGGCTCGATCTGGGAGCCCACCTTTCACCTGATGGGTTCCGCGCATCATGCAGTCGATGACGGCCCGCACGTCGTCGCCGGCCACGATCTGGCCGCGTCCACTCTGACGTTCGTAGCGCGGATCACCATGCCCGACGTCACCACGGACATTCGCACCACGACCTCGCTGGTCTGGCGCCGAACGCCGGACGGCTGGCGGATCGTCCGCGAACACAACTCGACCAAGGTTCTGCCCGCCGGGGCCCTGGCCGGGGTGCTGTCGGCGCAGGAGGCTCCCTGA
- a CDS encoding uracil-DNA glycosylase, with translation MAPRPLYELVEAGWAKALEPAAERIAAMGDFLRAEIAAGRTYLPSGANVLRAFQQPFDDVRVLIVGQDPYPTPGMAIGLSFAVAPEVRSLPGSLENIFRELHADLGLGRPSNGDLTPWTQQGVLLLNRALTTAPRKPAAHRGKGWEEVTEQAIRALVARGKPLVSILWGRDARNLRPLLRDLPAIESAHPSPMSADRGFFGSRPFSRANDLLVKQGAQPVDWRLP, from the coding sequence GTGGCACCACGACCCTTGTATGAACTTGTTGAAGCGGGCTGGGCGAAGGCCCTGGAACCTGCGGCCGAACGTATCGCCGCGATGGGGGACTTCCTGCGGGCCGAGATAGCGGCGGGCCGGACCTACCTTCCGTCCGGAGCGAATGTGCTGCGGGCCTTCCAGCAGCCCTTCGACGACGTTCGCGTCCTGATCGTCGGTCAGGATCCCTACCCCACGCCGGGGATGGCCATCGGGCTGAGTTTCGCGGTGGCGCCGGAGGTGCGTTCGTTGCCGGGCAGTCTGGAGAACATCTTCCGGGAGCTGCATGCGGACTTGGGGCTGGGCAGGCCGTCCAACGGGGATCTGACGCCGTGGACCCAGCAGGGGGTGCTGTTGCTGAACAGGGCGCTGACGACGGCTCCCCGCAAGCCTGCCGCGCACCGGGGGAAGGGGTGGGAGGAGGTCACGGAGCAGGCGATCCGGGCGCTTGTGGCGCGGGGCAAGCCGCTGGTGTCGATTCTGTGGGGGCGTGACGCGCGTAATCTGCGGCCCCTGCTCAGGGATCTTCCGGCGATCGAGTCCGCCCACCCGTCACCGATGTCGGCGGACCGTGGTTTCTTCGGGTCGCGGCCGTTCAGCCGGGCCAACGACCTGCTCGTCAAGCAGGGTGCCCAGCCGGTCGACTGGCGACTGCCGTAG
- a CDS encoding ATPase, translating into MTGVGDGLLAVDSGGSGLRAVVGTARETPWAERESREPVRTGARGIDPAHFMEQLVPLVRALITETGIDGLDTAVIGAAGLATLGEALRAELPGALAKEFGVRTVALVADAVTAYTGALGARPGAVVAAGTGLIAIGTDLTCWRRADGWGHLLGDCGGGAWIGRAGLEAALRAHDGREDGSARLLACAEEVFGPARELPGKLYPRADRPAVLAAFAPRVADCADADAVAAGILRAAARHMADSAAAVCPSDGEPRVALTGGLSKLGDPLVVPLAEELTRRLPHARQVVAEGDPLRGSVRIATALATGSLTLPGDEAMLSVVTTNGVTAGGISADHF; encoded by the coding sequence GTGACCGGTGTGGGGGACGGTCTCCTTGCCGTCGACTCCGGCGGCTCCGGTCTTCGCGCGGTCGTCGGTACCGCGAGGGAGACCCCGTGGGCGGAACGGGAGTCCCGGGAGCCGGTGCGCACCGGTGCCCGCGGCATCGACCCCGCGCACTTCATGGAGCAACTGGTGCCCCTGGTCCGCGCGTTGATCACCGAGACGGGTATCGACGGGCTGGATACGGCGGTGATCGGTGCCGCCGGCCTCGCCACCCTGGGCGAGGCACTGCGTGCCGAACTCCCGGGCGCCCTGGCGAAGGAGTTCGGTGTCCGTACGGTCGCGCTCGTGGCCGACGCCGTCACCGCCTACACCGGCGCCCTGGGCGCGCGGCCGGGCGCGGTCGTCGCCGCGGGCACGGGTCTGATCGCGATCGGCACGGACCTGACGTGCTGGCGCCGGGCGGACGGCTGGGGGCACCTCCTCGGCGACTGCGGCGGCGGTGCCTGGATCGGGCGGGCCGGGCTGGAGGCGGCCCTGCGTGCCCACGACGGACGGGAGGACGGCTCCGCGCGGCTGCTGGCCTGCGCCGAGGAGGTGTTCGGCCCGGCCCGGGAGCTTCCCGGCAAGCTGTATCCGCGCGCCGACCGGCCCGCCGTGCTCGCCGCCTTCGCGCCCCGGGTGGCCGACTGCGCCGACGCCGACGCCGTCGCCGCCGGGATCCTGCGCGCCGCCGCCCGCCACATGGCCGACTCCGCGGCTGCCGTGTGTCCGTCCGACGGCGAACCCCGGGTCGCCCTCACCGGGGGCCTGTCCAAGCTGGGAGACCCGCTGGTCGTACCGCTGGCGGAGGAGCTGACGAGGCGGCTGCCGCACGCACGGCAGGTGGTGGCCGAGGGGGATCCGTTGCGGGGCTCGGTCCGTATCGCGACGGCTCTGGCCACCGGTTCGCTCACTCTGCCGGGTGACGAGGCGATGCTGTCCGTGGTTACCACGAACGGCGTAACCGCGGGCGGCATATCCGCTGATCACTTCTGA